AGATCGTGGATGTGCGGGATGAATCCACCGATGACGTCCGCATCGTGCTGGAGTTGAAGCGCGGAGCGGACCCCGAGGCGGCGATGGCCTACCTCTTCAAGCACACCCCACTGCAGACCCGGTTTCACGTCAACATGACGTGCCTCGTGCCGACGCAGAATCGGGAGCTGTGTACGCCGCAAAAGGTGGATCTGGTGACGGCGCTGCGCGCCTTCCTGGATTTCCGTATGGAGGTGGTAACACGCCGGCTGCAGTACGAACTCGATCAACTCGAAAAACGCATCCACATCCTCCGCGGCTTCGAGATTATCTTCGACGCGCTCGACGAAGCCATTCGGCTCATCCGGGCGTCGACCGATAAGCCCGATGCCGCCAAACGCCTCATGCAGCGCTTCGCGCTCGACGAGGTGCAGACGGAAGCCATTCTCGAAACCAAGCTCTACAAGCTCTCGAGTCTTGAAATCGACGCGATCCGGACGGAGCTGGAGGAGAAGGAGCGCCAGGCCGACGAGATCCGCGCTCTGCTGGCGGATGAGGAGGCGCGCTGGAAGATCATCAAACAAGAACTCCGGCAGCTCAAGGACACCTACGGGGACGCTCGGCGCACGACCGTCGCCGGCCCGGACGAAGGGCTGACGTATTCGGAGGAGGACTACATCGTCGCCGAGAACGTCCACGTCATCGTCACGCGCGACGGCTGGGTCAAGCGGCAGAAGTCATATGCCGACCTCGCCAGTATCCGCGTGCGCGAGGGAGACTCGGTCGGCTGGGCCATCCATGGCTCGACCCGCGCGACGGTTGCGTTCCTGACGAACTTTGGCAAGGTGTTCACGACACGCATCGACCAACTGGCGAATACGACGGGATACGGCGAACCGATCCAAAAGCTATTCGACTTTTCGGACCGCGAGACGATTGTCGGCGTCATTGTGTGCGACGAACGGCTGCTCCCCAAACCCGTCGTCCAGCCGGACCTCGAGCCGGGGCTTTTCGAGACCAACGGTGAGGCAGAAGGGGTGGTCGACGGCCCCTTCATCGTCGCCGTCTCGCGCACCGGTTTGTCCGTCCGCATCCCGCTCGACGGGTATGCCGATGCGTCCACGCGTTCCGGTCGGCTGTTTATGCGGCTTGCCGCCGGCGATACCGTGCTCGGCGCCGAGATCGCCGCCGGCCACGAAAACGTCTGCCTCGCGAGCCAGCAGGGCCAGGCGCTCATCTTCCCGGTGCATCAGATCCCCATCGTCCGGAGCGCGGCGAAAGGGGTCATAGCCATCCGGCTCAACAAAGGCGACGAGGTGTTCGGGTACATCTTGTCGGATTCCGCCCGGAAAGGCCTCACCGTCGAGACCAGCCGCGGCCGCACCGAAATTGTACGCACGACGAAATTCGCCGTGACCAACCGGGGGCTGAAGGGCAGCGCCATCATCACCCGGGGCC
The window above is part of the Rhodothermales bacterium genome. Proteins encoded here:
- a CDS encoding DNA topoisomerase IV subunit A, whose amino-acid sequence is MPVVDVIPLHETARDRYLNYALSVITSRALPDIRDGLKPVHRRILYAMYANLRLYPDARFRKSATVVGEVMGKYHPHGDSAIYEAMVRMAQPFSLRYPLVDGHGNFGSLDGDSPAAMRYTEAKLQPLAIEVLEEIRKQTVDFRPNYDGTLSEPVVLPARLPNLLVNGSSGIAVGMATNIPPHNLTEVIDALVYMIGSPNAKVDTIVAKFIQAPDFPTGGCILNTKEELVAIYENGEGTIDLRGEYLVEGKKQIIVYSIPYGLTKGDLIEKIADHVANDRVPQIVDVRDESTDDVRIVLELKRGADPEAAMAYLFKHTPLQTRFHVNMTCLVPTQNRELCTPQKVDLVTALRAFLDFRMEVVTRRLQYELDQLEKRIHILRGFEIIFDALDEAIRLIRASTDKPDAAKRLMQRFALDEVQTEAILETKLYKLSSLEIDAIRTELEEKERQADEIRALLADEEARWKIIKQELRQLKDTYGDARRTTVAGPDEGLTYSEEDYIVAENVHVIVTRDGWVKRQKSYADLASIRVREGDSVGWAIHGSTRATVAFLTNFGKVFTTRIDQLANTTGYGEPIQKLFDFSDRETIVGVIVCDERLLPKPVVQPDLEPGLFETNGEAEGVVDGPFIVAVSRTGLSVRIPLDGYADASTRSGRLFMRLAAGDTVLGAEIAAGHENVCLASQQGQALIFPVHQIPIVRSAAKGVIAIRLNKGDEVFGYILSDSARKGLTVETSRGRTEIVRTTKFAVTNRGLKGSAIITRGHLTRVIVEPVEIRMNGTE